A single region of the Chryseobacterium culicis genome encodes:
- a CDS encoding lysine N(6)-hydroxylase/L-ornithine N(5)-oxygenase family protein, translating into MTNEAVYNVIGIGIGPFNLGLAALSNPISELKTLFLDQRDGFDWHPGLMIDHVTLQTPFLCDCVSMADPTSPLSLLNYLKETGRLYKFFIRENFFIPRKEYNRYCQWVIEQLPQCRFSTQVMDITYEDGLYHVTTVHTKTKETTVFKTERLILGTGTQPHIPSFIPKDDSRVIHTSAYLYRKEELLSQGKKIAIIGSGQSAAEVFYDLLQNRNEKTQLGWYSRPDRFFPMEYSKLTLELTSPDYVEYFYNRSESARKTILSKQQAQFKGINYDLINDIYDFIYDLNIDNADPNLKIIPNSQLNKVDNSNPDFINLEFTQLEQDVPYDQEADYLILGTGYRYHEPAFLKNIQSRIKRDSSGLFDVNRNYSIDHNEGEIYVLHAEVHTHSYISTDLGMAAYRNSYIINDILGREHYKIEKKIAFQDFDVEKYADLPTAKI; encoded by the coding sequence ATGACTAACGAAGCCGTATACAATGTAATAGGCATAGGTATTGGCCCTTTCAATCTGGGACTTGCCGCATTATCCAATCCGATTTCGGAACTGAAGACCCTTTTTCTGGACCAGAGAGATGGTTTCGACTGGCATCCGGGATTGATGATTGACCATGTAACCCTGCAGACTCCATTTTTGTGTGACTGTGTATCCATGGCTGATCCAACCAGTCCTTTGAGTCTTTTGAATTATTTAAAGGAAACCGGAAGACTGTATAAGTTTTTTATCAGAGAAAACTTCTTTATCCCTAGGAAAGAGTACAACCGTTACTGCCAATGGGTGATTGAACAGCTTCCACAGTGCCGTTTTTCAACGCAGGTAATGGATATTACTTATGAAGATGGATTATATCATGTGACGACAGTTCACACCAAAACAAAAGAGACGACTGTTTTTAAAACGGAAAGACTGATTTTAGGAACAGGAACACAGCCTCATATTCCTTCTTTTATTCCCAAAGATGATTCCCGTGTTATTCATACCAGTGCTTATCTGTATAGAAAAGAGGAATTGCTGTCTCAAGGAAAGAAAATTGCCATTATCGGTTCGGGGCAGAGTGCTGCAGAGGTTTTCTATGATCTGCTTCAAAACAGGAATGAAAAAACACAACTGGGTTGGTATTCCCGTCCGGACAGATTTTTCCCTATGGAATATTCTAAACTGACATTGGAGCTTACTTCCCCTGATTATGTTGAATATTTCTACAACAGAAGTGAGTCTGCAAGGAAAACTATTTTAAGCAAGCAACAGGCTCAGTTTAAAGGGATCAATTACGACCTAATCAATGATATCTATGATTTTATTTACGATCTGAATATTGATAATGCTGATCCTAATCTTAAAATTATTCCTAACAGCCAGCTGAATAAGGTAGATAACAGCAACCCGGACTTCATCAATCTTGAGTTTACACAACTTGAACAGGATGTGCCTTATGATCAGGAAGCTGATTATCTGATTTTGGGAACCGGATACCGTTATCATGAGCCTGCATTCTTAAAGAATATCCAATCCAGAATCAAGAGAGATTCAAGCGGATTGTTTGATGTCAACAGGAATTATTCAATAGATCATAACGAAGGCGAAATCTATGTGCTTCATGCCGAAGTACACACACACAGCTATATTTCTACCGATCTGGGAATGGCTGCTTACCGTAATTCCTACATCATCAATGATATTCTGGGAAGAGAGCATTATAAAATTGAAAAGAAGATTGCTTTCCAGGACTTTGATGTGGAAAAATACGCTGATTTACCAACTGCCAAAATTTAA
- a CDS encoding GNAT family N-acetyltransferase, which yields MEKTLIQKNKTGEQAREITFRILLNGMLRELGNGKFYQGVPKYDLLTAKALQNSNYPLYMRFEMKKSGLFLFAPVFYRSETLFHEYGPVLWAVDHQNQEVFEVNNEKLTELVYKEFSETTNETGFKQFVERIQSSLRNLEKTTEACLQDDQLLTYSFLESEQMLPAGHNLHPFTKSRMGFSEEEQLLYGPEFGKGFQLDYFLIHKDCITEKSLPGISAKEIFEKWTSLPESYDFENINDFYIVPCHPWEAQYLLSTAEYPEMLGSGKIIHIGPLGEDFYATSSIRTVYNPDFSWMLKFSLHVLMTGSVRTNSLKDLNRGYASAIWWQHQKASFEQNFPNFKLLLEPSTVSVHYEGKNMDSLNILLRENPFSNEDKVILLARLCQDESTDGFNFTAHFFKNVANQLGVDAEKAAIIWFEKYVNLLLSPLNRLFNQLGMAPEVHQQNLLVQLDNQLLPESIYVRDGQGYLIKESFKGKYESLITEYPEVEDLFIRDERLLDIISHHLLVSNLSALISSIGKTGLVKERRLIHILYREFENLHETEPSSLTDYALNQRYWAVKSNLQSAVADVDGGVNAASIAYAKVPNLLHKHFFSDQLIHPQGKEVFFKRYFQKEDVTMSMRPIDLENDLEMLHEWFNREHAVKIWQMNWPIDELETYYRLMLPSDEAHSYIIAGNDEPSCNIEVYWACRDIVGDYYDVLPTDYGTHQFIAPIDPKKKFVSPSTQSMVDYVFAQPQVGKMVGEGSVDSLASMMNKAHVGFKVDKVIEMPHKKANLNFCYREWYWEKFPQNKEVQITTNITKND from the coding sequence ATGGAAAAGACTTTAATTCAGAAAAATAAAACAGGAGAACAAGCCAGAGAAATTACCTTCAGAATTCTTCTTAACGGAATGCTGAGAGAACTGGGAAATGGAAAATTCTATCAGGGAGTTCCAAAATATGATCTCCTTACAGCAAAAGCTCTGCAGAACAGTAATTATCCGCTGTATATGAGATTTGAAATGAAGAAAAGCGGATTGTTCCTGTTCGCTCCCGTTTTTTATCGTTCCGAAACTCTTTTTCATGAATACGGACCTGTTTTGTGGGCCGTTGACCATCAAAATCAAGAGGTTTTTGAAGTCAATAATGAAAAACTGACTGAATTGGTTTACAAGGAGTTTTCAGAAACAACAAACGAAACTGGATTCAAACAGTTTGTAGAAAGAATTCAAAGCAGTTTAAGAAATCTGGAAAAAACAACGGAAGCATGTCTTCAGGATGATCAGCTTTTAACCTATTCCTTCTTGGAATCTGAACAAATGCTTCCTGCAGGACATAATCTACATCCTTTCACCAAATCAAGAATGGGATTCTCTGAGGAAGAACAGCTTTTATACGGTCCGGAATTCGGAAAAGGATTTCAGCTGGATTACTTCCTGATTCATAAAGACTGTATTACAGAAAAATCTCTTCCAGGGATTTCAGCAAAAGAAATCTTCGAAAAATGGACTTCTTTACCGGAAAGCTACGATTTTGAAAACATCAATGATTTTTATATAGTTCCATGCCATCCATGGGAGGCACAATATCTTTTATCAACAGCAGAATACCCTGAAATGTTAGGTTCAGGAAAAATTATTCACATCGGACCTTTGGGGGAGGATTTTTATGCGACTTCTTCTATAAGAACAGTATATAATCCTGACTTCAGCTGGATGTTGAAATTCTCTCTGCATGTTTTAATGACAGGCTCGGTAAGAACAAACAGTTTAAAAGATCTCAACAGAGGGTATGCTTCTGCAATCTGGTGGCAGCATCAAAAAGCTTCGTTTGAACAAAACTTCCCGAATTTTAAATTATTACTGGAACCTTCCACCGTAAGTGTTCATTACGAAGGAAAGAATATGGACAGCTTGAATATACTGCTCCGTGAAAATCCTTTTTCCAATGAAGATAAAGTTATTTTACTGGCAAGGCTTTGTCAGGATGAATCTACAGATGGTTTCAATTTTACGGCACATTTCTTTAAAAATGTGGCCAATCAATTAGGGGTAGATGCTGAAAAAGCGGCTATTATCTGGTTTGAAAAGTATGTAAATCTATTGCTTTCTCCTTTAAACAGATTGTTCAATCAATTAGGGATGGCTCCGGAAGTTCATCAGCAAAACCTTCTTGTTCAGCTTGACAATCAGCTTTTACCGGAATCTATCTATGTAAGAGACGGACAGGGATATCTGATTAAAGAAAGTTTCAAAGGAAAATATGAATCCCTGATTACAGAATATCCTGAAGTTGAAGATCTTTTCATTAGAGATGAGCGCCTTTTAGACATTATTTCCCACCATCTTTTGGTAAGCAATCTGAGTGCTTTGATCTCATCAATAGGCAAAACAGGATTGGTTAAAGAAAGAAGATTGATTCATATCCTTTACAGGGAGTTTGAAAATCTTCATGAAACTGAACCTTCATCATTAACGGATTATGCATTAAATCAAAGATATTGGGCGGTTAAATCTAACTTACAATCGGCCGTAGCTGATGTAGACGGAGGCGTGAATGCAGCATCTATTGCTTATGCGAAAGTTCCGAATCTTCTTCACAAACATTTCTTCTCAGATCAACTGATTCACCCACAAGGAAAAGAAGTTTTCTTCAAAAGATACTTCCAGAAAGAGGATGTAACCATGAGTATGCGTCCTATAGATCTTGAAAATGACCTTGAAATGCTTCATGAATGGTTCAACCGTGAACATGCCGTAAAAATATGGCAGATGAACTGGCCTATTGATGAGCTTGAAACCTACTACAGACTGATGCTTCCAAGTGATGAAGCCCACAGTTATATCATTGCAGGTAATGATGAGCCTTCCTGTAATATAGAGGTGTACTGGGCATGCAGAGATATCGTGGGAGATTACTATGATGTATTGCCTACAGATTATGGAACGCACCAGTTTATTGCACCTATTGATCCTAAAAAGAAATTTGTATCTCCATCCACTCAATCTATGGTTGACTATGTTTTTGCACAGCCACAGGTAGGAAAAATGGTAGGGGAAGGGTCTGTAGACTCTCTTGCTTCTATGATGAATAAAGCCCATGTAGGCTTCAAAGTAGACAAAGTAATTGAAATGCCTCATAAAAAAGCCAATCTGAACTTCTGTTACAGAGAATGGTACTGGGAAAAATTCCCGCAAAATAAAGAGGTACAAATCACCACAAACATCACAAAAAATGACTAA
- a CDS encoding pyridoxal phosphate-dependent decarboxylase family protein has protein sequence MNNNLISLEELASTTSPHISGNFGNIFHPDNYDHYRNAVNSTLDLVQEFLYRNDKPFSGIEAKTMKGMVQQIDLNQKLSNYNELLAEVDEIYVKHATAFHLPQYVAHLNCPVVIPALAGEILVSAINSSQDTYDQSAGGTFMERKLIDWTAGQIGYNTTESDGVFTAGGSQSNLMGLVMMRDCFSQKRYNHNIKMDGLPAEASRFRIFVSDKSHFSNLKNASIMGLGEKSIVKVPTDDRFRMDISLLKKYIKREEQLGNIPIGIVATAGTTDFGNIDPLEDIANIAEQYNIWMHVDAAYGCALLLSDKYRNLINGIERADSVTIDYHKSFFQPISSSAFIVKNKKELLILKHHADYLNPKEMDEEEIPAQINKSITQSTRRFDALKLWFTIRMMGREQLAEYTDTVIDLTKDAAAMITEDADFELLSDSDLSVLVFRYINPEISDLNALNQYIKMKLFYSGEILVASTKVDGNFYLKFTFLNPITTTEDIYQILTTIKRHGKDFNSEK, from the coding sequence ATGAACAACAATTTAATTTCCCTAGAAGAGCTCGCAAGCACAACTTCACCTCACATTTCGGGGAATTTTGGGAATATTTTTCATCCAGACAATTATGATCATTATCGTAATGCAGTCAATAGTACTTTAGACCTGGTTCAGGAATTTCTTTACAGAAACGACAAACCTTTCAGTGGTATAGAAGCCAAAACAATGAAAGGGATGGTACAACAGATCGATCTTAATCAAAAACTTTCCAATTATAATGAACTTCTTGCGGAAGTAGATGAAATTTATGTAAAACACGCTACAGCTTTTCACCTTCCACAATATGTAGCACACCTTAACTGCCCGGTAGTTATTCCGGCATTGGCAGGAGAAATCCTTGTGAGTGCTATCAACTCTTCACAGGATACTTATGATCAGAGTGCCGGTGGAACTTTTATGGAAAGAAAACTGATCGACTGGACAGCGGGTCAAATCGGATATAATACCACTGAAAGCGATGGCGTTTTCACAGCAGGGGGCTCACAGAGCAATTTAATGGGATTGGTTATGATGCGTGACTGTTTTTCCCAGAAAAGATACAACCACAATATTAAAATGGATGGTCTGCCGGCAGAGGCAAGCCGTTTCAGAATATTTGTTTCAGATAAATCTCACTTCAGCAATTTAAAAAATGCTTCCATTATGGGATTGGGTGAGAAAAGCATTGTTAAAGTTCCTACCGATGACAGATTCCGTATGGACATTTCTCTTTTGAAAAAATACATTAAAAGAGAAGAACAGTTAGGAAATATTCCTATCGGTATTGTTGCAACAGCAGGGACTACAGACTTTGGAAATATTGATCCACTGGAAGATATCGCCAATATTGCAGAGCAGTATAATATATGGATGCACGTAGATGCCGCTTACGGATGTGCTTTACTATTAAGTGACAAATACCGCAATCTGATTAATGGTATTGAAAGAGCAGATTCAGTAACAATTGATTACCATAAGTCATTCTTCCAGCCAATCAGCAGCAGTGCCTTTATTGTTAAAAATAAAAAAGAACTGTTGATTCTTAAACATCACGCCGATTATTTGAATCCAAAAGAAATGGACGAAGAAGAAATTCCGGCACAGATCAATAAATCCATTACGCAGAGTACCCGAAGATTTGATGCTTTAAAGCTTTGGTTTACCATAAGAATGATGGGTAGAGAACAGCTGGCAGAATATACAGATACCGTGATTGATCTTACCAAAGATGCAGCGGCAATGATTACTGAAGATGCAGATTTTGAATTGCTTTCAGATTCTGACTTAAGTGTTCTTGTTTTCAGATATATAAATCCGGAAATCAGTGATCTGAATGCCCTGAATCAATACATTAAGATGAAACTTTTCTACAGCGGAGAAATCCTTGTAGCCAGCACAAAGGTTGATGGAAACTTCTATCTGAAATTTACCTTCCTGAACCCGATTACCACTACTGAAGATATTTATCAAATTCTTACCACAATCAAAAGACATGGAAAAGACTTTAATTCAGAAAAATAA
- a CDS encoding TauD/TfdA family dioxygenase, which translates to MNSTEILDKDCSTAVKLLPTVIEVTSQERRMIKDAALHLQKKYDTYENRDFIKHVHQLASYFLPERILNIAADFASDFSKNQYGALIFTGLMDIDQENIGSTPSNWQTADYSKFNLYGFACALIHGALPSKPVQYYSQRKGGGLIHAIIPDEKMKETQTGSGSSTDLYVHTEDAFLKHQADYLSFMYVRNEEQVPSTLYSIRSHESIGENYRPLFERIYKIPKDANLETGDTEEETLDSVLYGNLSLPFMRFDAAEQLFNSSIRQSEEAQSTLHEFWEEARHLIYSGFTPQAGDVILVNNHLCAHGRSAFRAGVRKIDGIEQPCERRIMLRMMSKVSLIDMRAHTLTEDPFFVIEEHLGKNFQQF; encoded by the coding sequence ATGAATTCTACAGAAATTTTAGATAAAGACTGTTCTACAGCGGTAAAACTGCTTCCTACGGTCATAGAGGTCACCTCACAGGAGAGAAGAATGATAAAAGATGCTGCACTACATCTTCAGAAAAAGTATGACACTTATGAAAACCGTGATTTTATTAAGCATGTACATCAGCTGGCGTCTTATTTTTTACCGGAGAGAATTTTAAATATAGCGGCTGATTTTGCGAGTGACTTTTCAAAAAATCAGTATGGTGCACTGATCTTTACCGGATTAATGGATATAGATCAGGAGAATATAGGCTCTACCCCTTCAAATTGGCAGACTGCAGATTATTCAAAATTTAATTTATATGGTTTTGCATGTGCACTTATTCATGGAGCGCTGCCATCAAAACCTGTGCAATATTATTCACAGCGTAAAGGAGGTGGATTAATTCATGCCATCATTCCTGATGAGAAAATGAAAGAAACGCAGACGGGATCAGGATCTTCCACAGATTTGTATGTACATACCGAAGATGCTTTCCTGAAACATCAGGCAGATTATTTAAGCTTTATGTATGTAAGAAATGAGGAACAGGTTCCTTCTACTCTTTATTCAATCCGATCTCATGAGTCTATCGGTGAAAACTACAGACCTCTTTTTGAGCGTATTTATAAAATCCCAAAAGATGCGAATCTGGAAACAGGAGATACTGAAGAAGAAACATTAGATTCTGTATTGTATGGGAATTTAAGCCTTCCTTTTATGAGGTTTGATGCTGCAGAACAGCTTTTCAATTCGAGTATAAGACAATCTGAGGAAGCTCAAAGTACGCTGCATGAGTTCTGGGAAGAAGCCAGACATTTGATTTACTCAGGGTTTACGCCTCAGGCGGGAGATGTCATTCTGGTTAATAATCATTTATGTGCTCACGGAAGATCAGCTTTCCGTGCAGGAGTGAGAAAAATTGACGGTATTGAACAGCCTTGTGAGAGAAGAATTATGCTTCGTATGATGAGTAAAGTGAGTCTTATCGATATGAGAGCACACACGCTTACAGAAGATCCGTTCTTTGTAATAGAAGAGCATTTGGGTAAAAACTTTCAACAATTTTAA